The following coding sequences lie in one Jonesia denitrificans DSM 20603 genomic window:
- a CDS encoding alpha/beta fold hydrolase: MGFITVDQHNSTPVGLYYTDEGHGQPVVLIHGYPLDGTSWEHQSAALLDAGYRVITYDRRGFGRSTATPTGYNYTTFASDLNTVLTTLELTDTVLVGFSMGSGEVTRYLARYGEERVAHAVLIGCLQPYLLNTEDNPDGAVDMAFIEDFSTSVRRDRFAHMTGFLENFFNTDQTMPERLSPEALAHHHHVANAASAHGAVHAPFSWVEDFRNDLEVINGYTVPVTVIHGTADQILPFTATAQRVPQWVQRATITDITDAPHGLLWTHRHEVNSALLNALGN, translated from the coding sequence ATGGGTTTCATCACCGTTGACCAGCACAACAGCACACCAGTCGGGCTGTACTATACCGACGAAGGCCACGGACAACCGGTCGTACTCATCCACGGCTACCCGTTAGACGGAACCAGTTGGGAGCACCAAAGCGCTGCGCTCCTTGACGCCGGGTACCGGGTCATCACCTACGACCGGCGCGGTTTTGGGCGGTCTACTGCGACCCCAACCGGGTATAACTACACCACGTTCGCCTCGGATCTCAACACTGTCCTCACCACCCTTGAACTCACCGACACTGTCCTTGTGGGGTTCTCCATGGGGTCAGGTGAAGTGACTCGCTACTTGGCGCGGTACGGGGAAGAACGAGTCGCCCACGCTGTGCTCATTGGGTGCCTGCAACCATACTTGCTGAACACTGAGGACAACCCCGACGGTGCAGTGGACATGGCATTCATTGAGGACTTCTCTACGTCCGTGCGTCGCGACCGGTTCGCCCATATGACAGGTTTTCTAGAGAATTTCTTCAACACTGACCAGACTATGCCTGAGCGGCTCTCCCCCGAGGCTCTCGCCCACCACCACCATGTGGCGAACGCCGCGAGCGCTCACGGCGCTGTTCACGCTCCATTTTCGTGGGTGGAGGATTTCCGCAACGACCTTGAGGTGATCAACGGGTACACCGTGCCTGTGACCGTCATTCACGGCACCGCAGACCAGATTTTGCCGTTCACCGCAACAGCGCAACGTGTTCCACAGTGGGTACAGCGCGCCACGATCACTGACATCACCGATGCGCCCCACGGCTTGTTGTGGACGCACCGGCACGAGGTGAATAGTGCGCTGCTTAACGCTCTGGGGAACTAG
- a CDS encoding Rho termination factor N-terminal domain-containing protein, producing the protein MPASTSNESDNPSIKNPDLYDDLRDQGASKEKAARISNAAARDGHSTISTRGGSSGSYEDWTVTELHNRAKELGMSGYSRMRKAELIDALRNH; encoded by the coding sequence ATGCCAGCATCGACATCGAACGAATCGGATAACCCCAGCATCAAGAACCCGGACCTGTACGACGATCTACGGGACCAAGGCGCATCGAAAGAAAAGGCAGCCCGCATCTCTAACGCCGCCGCACGCGATGGGCACAGCACGATCTCCACGCGTGGGGGATCCTCAGGCAGCTACGAGGACTGGACAGTCACCGAACTCCACAACCGCGCAAAGGAGTTGGGGATGAGCGGTTATTCGCGCATGCGAAAAGCTGAACTCATTGACGCACTCCGCAACCACTGA
- a CDS encoding diacylglycerol/lipid kinase family protein produces the protein MSAEQWLLTAAIVVMIAAVAMSVVLFVHSRELRGVKDMLSALFSHRRGEESPLVEELSQPHVAFIANPSKPGVSDLKTALLLRCAAEELPEPLWLETTVEDPGTGQAREAIARGADLVVAVGGDGTVRAVATALTGTTTPMGILPLGTGNLLARNLDIPVANREEAFDVLLTGVDRRIDVGWLEVVDPDDSLHLQALRDAQTARTKGARERAAHRANSSEAVPADTAKHLFLVIAGVGFDAAMIADADNELKAKMGWVAYFVAGVRHLHGQRLRVRITLDDDRVFTTQLRTLMVGNCGRLPGGITLIPDAVIDDGIHDIAAIDTRGGLAGWVQLFGEVVMQGFGFTTVLERKVGRIDHTRAHTSLIEVEQGAQAQVDGDVIGRARTVRTWVDPQALTVRSPLPRLQ, from the coding sequence ATGAGTGCAGAACAGTGGCTGTTGACCGCTGCGATCGTTGTGATGATCGCTGCCGTTGCCATGAGTGTGGTCCTTTTTGTGCATAGCCGTGAACTTCGCGGAGTCAAGGACATGCTGTCTGCCCTGTTCTCCCACCGTCGCGGGGAAGAGTCCCCACTAGTGGAGGAACTATCACAACCGCACGTTGCTTTCATTGCGAACCCATCCAAACCTGGGGTTTCCGACCTGAAAACAGCGTTGTTGTTGCGGTGCGCTGCTGAAGAGTTACCCGAACCGTTGTGGCTTGAAACCACCGTCGAGGATCCCGGCACCGGTCAGGCCCGTGAAGCGATCGCACGCGGCGCTGACCTCGTTGTTGCCGTGGGCGGTGACGGTACCGTACGTGCTGTGGCCACCGCCCTGACGGGAACGACCACCCCCATGGGCATTTTGCCGCTCGGTACCGGAAACTTACTCGCCCGCAACCTCGACATTCCCGTGGCCAACCGGGAAGAGGCGTTCGATGTGCTCCTCACCGGTGTGGATCGTCGGATTGATGTGGGCTGGTTGGAAGTCGTCGACCCTGATGACTCACTCCATCTCCAAGCACTACGCGACGCACAAACAGCGCGGACAAAAGGTGCACGTGAACGTGCAGCACACCGTGCTAACTCCTCAGAAGCAGTGCCAGCTGACACGGCCAAGCACCTCTTCCTTGTCATCGCTGGAGTCGGGTTTGACGCCGCAATGATCGCTGACGCTGACAACGAACTCAAAGCGAAAATGGGGTGGGTTGCCTACTTCGTCGCTGGGGTCCGACACCTGCACGGGCAACGCCTCAGAGTCCGCATCACCCTGGACGATGACCGGGTCTTCACCACACAATTGCGCACCCTGATGGTCGGTAACTGTGGCCGATTACCCGGCGGGATCACCCTCATCCCCGACGCTGTCATTGACGACGGCATCCACGACATCGCTGCCATCGACACTCGCGGCGGACTTGCCGGGTGGGTGCAACTCTTTGGTGAAGTCGTCATGCAAGGCTTCGGATTCACCACCGTCCTCGAACGCAAAGTGGGACGCATCGACCACACCCGAGCCCACACATCGCTCATCGAGGTCGAACAAGGGGCACAAGCCCAAGTCGACGGTGACGTGATTGGCCGCGCCCGCACAGTGCGCACATGGGTTGACCCACAGGCGCTCACGGTACGTTCACCTCTCCCCCGGCTCCAATAA
- the serS gene encoding serine--tRNA ligase, which translates to MIDLRTLRENPDLVRQSQIARGDDPGIVDTILEADVRRRTALSEFEALRARQKSIGKDVARASGSEKDALLTETKQIAAKVKELNQVQQDANEELNTLLLQVANIVEGAPVGGEEDYIVLRHEGQPRDFTAEGMSPKDHLAIGEGLRAIDTERGAKVSGSRFYYLTGIGARLELALLNAAVDQAVAAGFTPMITPTIVNPDVMRGTGFLGAHADEIYYLGADDQYLVGTSEVALAGYHSKEIVDLSNGPLRYAGWSACYRREAGSHGKDVRGIIRVHQFHKVEMFSYCTPADAEAEHARLLAWEEEMLKKCELPYRVIDTAAGDLGSSAARKFDCEAWLPSQERYLELTSTSNCTTFQARRLGVRERVEVDGKSETQTVATLNGTLATTRWIVALLENHQQADGSVYVPVALRPYLGGLEVLEPSA; encoded by the coding sequence GTGATTGATCTACGCACCCTCCGCGAGAACCCAGACCTTGTCCGACAAAGCCAAATTGCCCGGGGTGACGACCCCGGAATCGTCGACACCATCCTCGAAGCCGACGTGCGCCGACGCACCGCGTTGTCCGAGTTTGAAGCCCTTCGGGCACGGCAAAAGAGCATCGGGAAGGACGTGGCGCGCGCATCGGGAAGCGAGAAAGACGCACTCCTCACGGAAACAAAACAGATCGCCGCAAAGGTCAAAGAACTCAACCAGGTGCAGCAAGACGCCAACGAGGAACTCAACACATTGTTGCTCCAGGTGGCCAACATCGTTGAGGGCGCCCCTGTTGGTGGCGAGGAGGACTACATTGTCCTGCGCCACGAAGGGCAACCCCGCGACTTCACCGCCGAAGGCATGTCACCCAAAGACCACCTTGCTATCGGTGAAGGGTTGCGCGCTATTGACACGGAGCGCGGTGCAAAAGTGTCCGGTTCGCGGTTTTACTACCTCACCGGCATTGGTGCCCGCCTCGAACTGGCCTTGCTCAACGCGGCCGTTGACCAAGCAGTTGCCGCCGGGTTTACACCCATGATTACCCCCACAATTGTGAACCCTGACGTCATGCGTGGCACCGGGTTCCTTGGGGCCCATGCCGACGAAATCTACTACCTCGGTGCTGATGATCAATACCTTGTTGGGACCTCGGAAGTTGCACTCGCCGGGTATCACTCCAAGGAAATTGTTGACCTATCCAACGGTCCACTGCGGTACGCCGGGTGGAGCGCCTGCTACCGGCGTGAAGCCGGATCACACGGTAAAGATGTGCGTGGCATCATCCGTGTGCACCAGTTCCACAAGGTAGAAATGTTCTCCTACTGCACCCCGGCTGACGCTGAGGCGGAACATGCGCGCCTGCTTGCCTGGGAAGAGGAGATGCTCAAAAAATGCGAGCTACCCTACCGTGTTATTGACACCGCAGCCGGGGACCTGGGGTCCTCTGCCGCACGCAAGTTTGACTGTGAAGCCTGGCTCCCCAGCCAAGAGCGCTACCTTGAACTCACCTCAACCTCGAACTGCACAACGTTCCAAGCCCGCCGGTTGGGTGTGCGCGAACGTGTCGAGGTTGATGGAAAATCTGAAACCCAAACCGTGGCTACCCTCAACGGAACGCTTGCCACCACCCGGTGGATCGTCGCCTTGCTAGAAAACCACCAACAAGCTGACGGATCCG